Proteins co-encoded in one Microbacterium hydrocarbonoxydans genomic window:
- a CDS encoding RNA degradosome polyphosphate kinase: MIDPALADAGLGDAEDDDFDAIEAPDALLPDHRYLDRELSWLAFNQRVLELAEDPSLPELERANFLAIFASNLDEFFMVRVAGLKRRIVTGLAVPTNIGRSPADALADIAREAHTLQLRHADAWKSLVRPALAESGIEITEWSELTDEERSKLSDYFGAQVFPVLMPLAVDPAHPFPYISGLSLNLAIRIRNARTGRQEFARLKVPPMLPRFVEVPGTGEIKRFLRLEELIENHLGDLFPGMEVLDHHAFRLTRNEDVEIEEDESENLIQALEAELLRRRFGPPIRLEITDDMDEVTMDLLVRELDITDKEIYRLPAPLDLRGLFDLSRIDRPDLRYPPHLPTTAVAFQPTGSNTRADIFKAIRKSDVLVHHPYESFTTSVVAFLEQAARDPHVLAIKQTLYRTSGDSPIVEALIDAAEAGKQVLALVEVKARFDEANNIVWARKLEKAGVHVVYGLVGLKTHCKLALVIREEDGVLRHYSHIGTGNYNPKTSRIYEDFGLFTTDAQVGKDLTRLFNELSGYAIEKKFKRLLVAPLHLRKGLVRQIDNERRNAEAGKPAGIRIKVNSMVDEEVIDALYRASAAGVKVDVWVRGICSLRTDLEGISDNITVRSILGRYLEHSRIFAFDNAGDPQVYIGSADMMHRNLDRRVEALVRVTDPGHLKDLLAFFDLAMDPGTTSWHLGAEGVWTRHAEDADGKPLIDLQDKTMGLIQRRRRARAAR, encoded by the coding sequence ATGATCGATCCCGCTCTCGCCGACGCAGGTCTCGGCGACGCCGAAGACGACGACTTCGATGCCATCGAGGCGCCGGACGCGCTGCTCCCGGACCACCGTTACCTCGATCGCGAGCTCAGCTGGCTCGCTTTCAACCAGCGGGTGCTCGAGCTCGCCGAGGACCCGTCGCTGCCGGAGCTCGAACGCGCCAACTTCCTGGCCATCTTCGCAAGCAACCTCGACGAGTTCTTCATGGTCCGCGTCGCCGGGCTGAAGCGACGCATCGTCACGGGTCTCGCGGTGCCCACGAACATCGGCCGCTCCCCCGCCGACGCCCTCGCCGACATCGCCCGCGAGGCGCACACGCTGCAGCTGCGGCATGCCGATGCCTGGAAGTCGCTGGTGCGGCCCGCGCTGGCCGAGTCGGGAATCGAGATCACCGAGTGGTCCGAGTTGACGGACGAGGAGCGCTCCAAGCTCTCCGACTACTTCGGCGCCCAGGTCTTCCCCGTGCTCATGCCGCTCGCGGTCGACCCCGCGCACCCCTTCCCCTACATCTCGGGACTCTCGCTGAACCTCGCGATCCGCATCCGCAATGCGCGCACGGGACGCCAGGAGTTCGCGCGACTCAAGGTTCCGCCCATGCTGCCGCGGTTCGTCGAGGTGCCGGGCACCGGTGAGATCAAGCGCTTCCTGCGGCTCGAGGAGCTGATCGAGAACCACCTCGGCGATCTCTTCCCCGGCATGGAGGTGCTCGACCACCACGCGTTCCGACTGACCCGCAATGAAGACGTGGAGATCGAGGAGGACGAGAGCGAGAACCTGATCCAGGCGCTCGAAGCCGAGCTGCTGCGTCGCCGGTTCGGTCCGCCGATCCGTCTCGAGATCACCGATGACATGGACGAGGTCACGATGGACCTGCTGGTCCGCGAGCTCGACATCACGGACAAGGAGATCTACCGCCTCCCGGCACCGCTCGATCTGCGCGGCCTGTTCGACCTCTCTCGGATCGATCGCCCCGACCTTCGCTACCCGCCGCACCTGCCGACCACGGCCGTGGCCTTCCAGCCCACAGGGAGCAACACCCGCGCCGACATCTTCAAGGCGATCCGCAAGTCGGACGTGCTCGTGCACCACCCGTACGAGTCGTTCACGACCAGCGTCGTGGCCTTCCTCGAGCAGGCGGCGCGCGACCCTCACGTGCTCGCCATCAAGCAGACGCTGTATCGCACCTCGGGCGACAGCCCGATCGTGGAGGCGCTGATCGACGCCGCCGAGGCCGGCAAGCAGGTGCTGGCGCTGGTCGAGGTCAAGGCGCGCTTCGACGAGGCCAACAACATCGTCTGGGCACGCAAGCTCGAGAAGGCGGGCGTGCATGTGGTCTACGGGCTGGTGGGCCTCAAGACCCACTGCAAGCTCGCGCTCGTGATCCGCGAGGAAGACGGCGTGCTGCGCCACTACTCGCACATCGGCACAGGCAACTACAACCCGAAGACGAGTCGTATCTACGAGGACTTCGGCCTGTTCACGACCGACGCGCAGGTGGGCAAGGACCTCACGCGTCTGTTCAACGAGCTCAGCGGCTACGCGATCGAGAAGAAGTTCAAGCGCCTGCTGGTCGCCCCGCTGCATCTGCGCAAGGGACTCGTCCGCCAGATCGACAACGAGCGCCGCAACGCCGAAGCGGGAAAGCCCGCCGGCATCCGCATCAAGGTGAACTCGATGGTCGACGAAGAGGTCATCGACGCTCTGTACCGAGCCAGCGCCGCGGGAGTGAAGGTCGACGTGTGGGTGCGCGGCATCTGCAGCCTGCGCACCGATCTGGAGGGCATCAGCGACAACATCACGGTGCGGAGCATCCTGGGGCGGTACCTCGAGCACTCGCGGATCTTCGCGTTCGACAACGCCGGCGACCCGCAGGTCTACATCGGCAGCGCCGACATGATGCACCGCAACCTCGACCGCAGGGTCGAGGCTCTGGTGCGGGTGACCGACCCCGGACATCTCAAGGATCTGCTGGCGTTCTTCGACCTCGCGATGGACCCGGGCACCACGTCGTGGCATCTCGGCGCAGAGGGCGTGTGGACACGGCACGCCGAGGATGCCGACGGCAAGCCGCTGATCGATCTGCAGGACAAGACCATGGGGTTGATCCAACGGCGCCGACGCGCACGGGCGGCCCGATGA
- a CDS encoding response regulator transcription factor: MAQVLVLTNAPVSEQVLPAMELLSHRVRQIPAEPAQLVSAPDYDIVIVDGRHDLVGAKSLCRLLRAAGQAAPLLLVVTEGGMSALSGDWGIDDVLLTTAGPAEADARVRLALARREETSEPSRVQASGVVIDEQSYSAKLRGRPLDLTYKEFQLLHFLATHPSRVFTREQLLSEVWGYDYFGGTRTVDVHVRRLRAKLGDQEQIIGTVRNVGYRFNVHEDESVPAAR; encoded by the coding sequence GTGGCCCAGGTCCTGGTCTTGACCAACGCTCCGGTCTCGGAGCAGGTCCTGCCCGCCATGGAGCTTCTCAGCCACCGCGTGCGACAGATCCCCGCCGAGCCGGCACAACTCGTCAGTGCGCCCGATTACGACATCGTGATCGTCGACGGCCGTCACGACCTCGTCGGCGCGAAGTCGCTGTGTCGCCTTCTCCGTGCAGCGGGGCAGGCGGCTCCGTTGCTCCTGGTCGTCACCGAGGGCGGCATGAGCGCCCTCTCGGGAGACTGGGGCATCGACGACGTGCTCCTCACGACGGCGGGTCCGGCAGAGGCCGACGCGCGGGTTCGCCTCGCCCTCGCCCGACGCGAGGAGACCTCCGAGCCGTCGCGGGTGCAGGCCTCGGGCGTCGTCATCGACGAGCAGTCCTACTCGGCCAAGCTGCGCGGACGACCGCTGGACCTGACGTACAAGGAGTTCCAGCTCCTGCACTTCCTCGCCACGCATCCGTCCCGCGTCTTCACCCGCGAGCAGCTGCTCAGCGAGGTGTGGGGATACGACTACTTCGGCGGCACGAGGACGGTCGACGTGCACGTGCGGCGCCTGCGCGCCAAGCTCGGAGATCAGGAGCAGATCATCGGAACCGTGCGCAACGTCGGGTATCGGTTCAACGTGCACGAGGACGAGAGCGTCCCCGCCGCGCGGTGA